The following proteins come from a genomic window of Larimichthys crocea isolate SSNF chromosome XV, L_crocea_2.0, whole genome shotgun sequence:
- the LOC104932801 gene encoding putative beta-lactamase-like 1, which translates to MKVKWTMLGMVVFFLLSVVMTCCFIWQYRMPKMKKEMDVKEATTEEMCPHFPEPVPLKHPITSLRAALEKIDALLRSSVHTTKLPAISAIVVLNDSILWNGNFGKKNISDPSSPAPNEYTMYRIASLSKIFPTLMLYKLWEDGLVESLDDPLEKYMDNFAIKNPLGENSGTASSSVRTLSSRSPALTLRRMASQLSGLPRRLRSTNLLWSGNTEAALNLLQDDVLVADPGTKCHYSNVAFSLLANILAQKVTGSDFESWVSDNILERLNMEDTGFNLTPNVQRRMAVGVYSNGQPAPLYNLGWYRPAGQMFSTAADMAKLMMTLLGGYGGTLLQQDTLNTMLTPVFRCHSNYFSNATGTPWEINEQFNYDVVRKDGDLDGYAATLSLVPRLKLGLVVLMAGVRPADQDLVSQAYSYLIPAVESAFRDAQRTLRPPPNPAPYVGFFTYRNMTFYEIKVDSERVLIMQQFGPHVDTTVPAKYRTIQLDYLQDRVFRVVFKSPYPCKLKVNSASVSLEAQDRQLFNFYPFNKKGVSPGFDSPGLNTYRVTRINGRPFFTS; encoded by the exons AAATGGATGTAAAAGAAGCAACAACAGAGGAGATGTGCCCTCACTTCCCTGAGCCTGTGCCCCTCAAACATCCCATCACCTCACTGAGGGCAGCTTTGGAAAAG ATAGATGCACTCCTGAGGTCAAGTGTTCACACCACCAAGCTGCCGGCCATATCAGCCATCGTGGTTTTAAATGACTCTATTTTGTGGAATGGAAACTTTGGCAAGAAGAACATAAGCGACCCCTCCTCACCTGCACCCAATGAGTACACAATGTACAG GATTGCGAGCCTCTCTAAGATCTTCCCCACACTAATGCTTTACAAGTTGTGGGAGGATGGCCTGGTGGAGTCTTTGGATGACCCTCTGGAGAAATACATGGACAACTTCGCTATCAAGAACCCACTGGGGGAAAATAGCGGGACAGCATCCTCGTCAGTCAGGACCCTCAGCAGCCGCTCTCCTGCCCTCACCCTGCGCAGGATGGCTAGCCAACTCTCTG gGTTACCTAGAAGATTAAGATCAACTAATCTCCTTTGGAGTGGAAATACAGAGGCAGCCCTTAATTTGTTACAGGATGATGTCCTTGTGGCCGATCCAGGCACCAA ATGCCACTACAGCAATGTTGCTTTTTCCTTATTGGCCAACATCTTGGCCCAAAAGGTGACTGGCTCAGACTTTGAGAGCTGGGTATCTGACAACATTCTGGAGCGGCTCAACATGGAGGACACTGGTTTCAACTTAACTCCAAACGTTCAGAGGCGGATGGCTGTTGGTGTGTACAGCAATGGCCAGCCAGCACCCCTCTATAACCTTGGATGGTACCGACCTGCAGGCCAAATGTTTTCCACAGCAGCTGACATGGCCAAGTTAATGATGACTCTTCTGGGCGGTTATGGTGGGACTCTGCTCCAGCAGGACACCCTAAACACCATGCTGACCCCGGTTTTTCGATGCCACAGCAACTACTTCAGCAACGCCACCGGCACACCATGGGAGATCAATGAACAGTTCAACTATGATGTGGTGAGGAAGGATGGGGACCTGGATGGTTACGCAGCCACCCTTTCCCTGGTGCCACGGCTCAAGCTGGGACTAGTGGTCCTGATGGCTGGGGTTCGGCCTGCAGACCAGGACCTGGTTAGCCAGGCATATAGCTATCTCATCCCTGCAGTGGAGAGTGCTTTCAGGGATGCTCAACGAACTCTTAGACCACCTCCAAACCCAGCTCCATATGTGGGATTTTTTACTTACAGGAATATGACTTTCTATGAGATTAAGGTGGACTCTGAAAGGGTGCTGATCATGCAGCAATTTGGACCACATGTGGACACAACTGTGCCAGCCAAGTACCGAACTATTCAGTTGGATTACCTGCAGGACAGGGTGTTCAGGGTGGTGTTTAAGAGCCCGTACCCTTGCAAACTGAAAGTTAACAGTGCCTCAGTCTCCCTGGAGGCACAGGACAGACAGCTCTTTAATTTTTACCCCTTCAACAAAAAAGGTGTGTCACCGGGGTTTGATTCCCCAGGACTCAACACTTACAGGGTGACGAGGATAAATGGCAGACCATTCTTTACTTCATAA
- the LOC104932790 gene encoding guanylin-like codes for MKTTVCVFLIGLFQLSTAVTVTEGDFQFSLESVKALGALMTGDDSSAEQALWLMEAKTGALCSHPALPEDFKPLCLRKDAGASLARLVFVATRYDSCEICEYAACTGC; via the exons ATGAAGACCACTGTCTGCGTCTTCCTCATAGGTTTGTTCCAGCTGTCCACCGCTGTGACTGTCACG gagggaGACTTTCAGTTCTCTCTGGAATCGGTGAAAGCACTGGGAGCTCTGATGACTGGAGATGATTCATCAGCTGAACAGGCACTTTGGCTGATGGAGGCCAAAACAGGAGCTCTGTGTTCTCATCCTGCTCTGCCTGAAGACTTCAAACCTCTGTGTCTCAGGAAAGATGCTGGAGCTTCTCTGGCCAGGCTGG tgtttgtggcTACCCGCTATGATTCCTGTGAGATCTGTGAATATGCTGCCTGCACAGGTTGTTGA